The genomic stretch AGGTGATAACTTGGAACTCGATGAAATTAAGATATTTGGAAAGTGGAGCACTAAGGATGTAGTAGTTAGAGACCCTGGTTTAAGAAACTATATAAATTTAACACCAATCTATGTTCCACATACTGCTGGAAGATACACAAAAAGACAGTTTGAAAAAGCAAAAATGAACATTGTTGAAAGATTGGTAAATAAAGTTATGAGAAGAGAAGAAAACACTGGTAAAAAATTAAAAGCTTTAAAAATTGTTGAAGAAGCATTTGAAATTATTGAAAAAAGAACTAAGCAAAATCCAATTCAAGTTTTAGTAGATGCTATAGAAAACGCTGGTCCAAGAGAAGATACTACAAGAATTTCCTATGGAGGTATTGTATATTTACAGTCAGTTGATTGTTCCTCATTGAGAAGAATTGATGTTGCTTTAAGAAACATTG from Methanocaldococcus lauensis encodes the following:
- the rpsG gene encoding 30S ribosomal protein S7, with product MELDEIKIFGKWSTKDVVVRDPGLRNYINLTPIYVPHTAGRYTKRQFEKAKMNIVERLVNKVMRREENTGKKLKALKIVEEAFEIIEKRTKQNPIQVLVDAIENAGPREDTTRISYGGIVYLQSVDCSSLRRIDVALRNIALGAYMAAHKSKKPIEEALAEEIIAAARGDIQKSYAVRKKEETERVAQSAR